In the genome of Methermicoccus shengliensis DSM 18856, the window GAGGCTCCAAGCCAGCCTCTATGGCATCTGCAAGCTCTGGGTTGGGCTCAAGTGCTGCAAGTATCTCCTTGATGTTCCTTCTCTTGGGATAATACTTGAGTATCACATCAGAGAAGCTCTCCTTTCCTGTCTTAAGGCTCTTCAGCCTCTCATATGCTTCCTCACAGATGCTGATGGTCTTTGTTGCCATGCTCCACAGTGTGTATGTATGTGTATTTTAGGGTTTTTGATGTTCTTGAGCTCTTTTTACAGCCTTCTCTACTTTATTAAGGTCTCCTGCTTGAGGGCATCCTACCTACCACACCTCCAAGAACCTATCCACGACCTTCAAGTCCTCACTGCTCAGACCATACAGCCCAGCCACAATCTCATCTATCTCCGTTTGTGTTCTTGTAGCCTCATCCCCTTAGGCTCTGGATGCGCTCCAAATCTCTTCTGTGAGGCTCTGTCCCTTCCTGATGGACAGAGCTGCTTGCTCTGTAAGCAGCTGCTGACTGAATATACTACTTCATAGCCCATCGGATAACGAGTTCGATGGGATGCGGGGCTCGTGACCGTCCCGAAGGGTGCAATCCCGATGGGGTGAACGCCCAACCGCAGCTGTCGTCCACTTGGCTTTTTACAAAAGCCAGCAAAACAGCGCATTAAGGGGGA includes:
- a CDS encoding antitoxin VapB family protein; amino-acid sequence: MATKTISICEEAYERLKSLKTGKESFSDVILKYYPKRRNIKEILAALEPNPELADAIEAGLEPHRMGKKEE